The Aquificaceae bacterium genome window below encodes:
- the lgt gene encoding prolipoprotein diacylglyceryl transferase has protein sequence MYPVLIEIFGIKIYTYGVLVALGALIAYWLVLRFAKKEGINPNHVENTLLLALLLGIFGGRLSYVIEHPEHVQSLTDIFAIWNGGMNFFGGLAGGVVGAIIGIIKYRLPFWKTADMAVVALSIAHAIGRLGCTSAGCCYGKPFPLDGSVLPGIHFSDKFPFFYVVFPPGAVAPPYMPLYPTQLMEFMGLMAIFLVLLFAYRRKPFDGFVFSLYMLLYGVLRFFLEFFRGVTPPISGIGLTWNQLVALLMIATSIALALWLYREARHEKVA, from the coding sequence ATGTATCCCGTGCTTATAGAGATTTTTGGAATTAAGATATACACCTACGGGGTGCTTGTAGCCCTTGGTGCCCTTATTGCTTACTGGCTGGTGCTTAGGTTTGCAAAGAAGGAAGGCATAAACCCAAACCATGTGGAAAACACCCTTTTGCTTGCCCTCCTGCTTGGCATCTTCGGTGGAAGGCTTTCCTATGTGATAGAACATCCCGAGCATGTCCAAAGCCTTACGGATATCTTTGCCATATGGAACGGAGGTATGAACTTCTTTGGTGGTCTTGCAGGCGGAGTGGTGGGTGCGATCATTGGCATAATAAAATATCGCCTGCCCTTTTGGAAGACTGCAGACATGGCAGTGGTTGCCCTTAGCATAGCCCACGCTATTGGAAGGCTCGGATGCACTTCTGCGGGGTGCTGTTATGGAAAGCCCTTTCCCCTTGATGGCTCTGTGCTTCCGGGTATACACTTTTCAGACAAGTTTCCCTTCTTTTATGTGGTCTTCCCTCCCGGTGCGGTAGCACCTCCCTATATGCCTCTTTATCCCACTCAGCTTATGGAGTTTATGGGTTTAATGGCTATCTTCTTAGTTCTTCTCTTCGCCTATAGGAGAAAGCCCTTTGACGGCTTTGTCTTTTCCCTTTATATGCTTCTGTATGGCGTCCTTAGGTTTTTCCTTGAGTTTTTCAGAGGGGTGACGCCTCCCATAAGTGGCATAGGTCTCACGTGGAATCAGCTCGTTGCCCTGCTTATGATAGCTACCTCCATAGCCTTAGCCCTTTGGCTCTATAGGGAGGCAAGGCATGAAAAAGTGGCTTAA
- the hisD gene encoding histidinol dehydrogenase, with protein MRIEDLRNSAWRFNERLNFVRNRGQVLTEEYEHVVKEIIQRVQKEGDKAIIEYTKRFDGLELTSETMEVPYEELERAYNEIEEDVRSALEVAHERIRRFHERQLERSFFTEEEGIVLGNRVLPLERVGIYVPGGKAAYPSTVLMNAVPAVVAGVEEVIMVSPKPNPYTLASAFIAGVSRVYQIGGAQAVAGLAFGTETLPKVDKIVGPGNIFVALAKKLLYGVVDIDMIAGPSEILIIADGSVDPKWTASDLLSQAEHDELAGAFMITTDEEYAREVSQWVEKLLEDFPRREIAQKSIERFGTIFLVEDLYKACEVANYIAPEHLEVLTEEPFALLPYIKHAGAVFLGKYATEPLGDYVLGPNHTLPTGGTARFFSPLGVYHFLKKSSVIYLSKEGFERVADYAESIAKAEGLFAHYYAVRVRREL; from the coding sequence ATGCGTATAGAGGATTTGAGAAACTCCGCTTGGAGGTTTAACGAGAGGCTAAACTTTGTAAGAAACAGAGGGCAGGTGCTTACAGAGGAATACGAGCATGTGGTAAAGGAGATAATCCAAAGAGTCCAAAAAGAGGGTGATAAGGCTATCATAGAATACACAAAGAGGTTTGATGGTCTTGAGCTCACTTCTGAGACTATGGAAGTCCCTTACGAGGAGCTTGAGAGGGCTTATAACGAGATAGAGGAGGATGTAAGGTCCGCCCTTGAGGTAGCTCATGAGAGGATAAGGAGGTTTCACGAAAGGCAGTTAGAGAGGAGCTTTTTCACAGAAGAGGAGGGTATTGTCCTTGGCAATAGGGTCTTACCCCTTGAGAGGGTGGGTATATATGTGCCTGGTGGGAAGGCGGCATATCCCTCTACCGTGCTAATGAACGCAGTGCCTGCGGTGGTGGCGGGTGTGGAAGAGGTTATTATGGTCTCTCCAAAGCCTAACCCCTATACCCTTGCTTCCGCCTTTATAGCAGGTGTAAGCAGGGTATACCAGATTGGTGGTGCTCAAGCTGTTGCAGGGCTTGCCTTTGGAACGGAAACCCTCCCCAAGGTAGATAAGATAGTAGGTCCTGGAAACATATTCGTAGCTCTTGCCAAAAAGCTCCTCTACGGCGTGGTGGACATAGACATGATAGCGGGACCCTCTGAGATACTCATAATAGCGGACGGTAGTGTAGACCCCAAGTGGACTGCCTCTGACCTTCTCTCTCAGGCGGAGCACGACGAGCTGGCGGGAGCTTTTATGATAACCACCGACGAAGAATACGCAAGGGAGGTCTCCCAATGGGTGGAAAAGCTCCTTGAAGACTTTCCAAGAAGGGAGATAGCCCAGAAGTCCATAGAGAGGTTTGGAACCATATTCCTTGTGGAAGACCTATACAAAGCCTGTGAGGTGGCAAACTACATAGCACCAGAGCATCTTGAGGTGCTTACAGAAGAGCCTTTTGCTCTGCTTCCTTACATAAAGCATGCGGGTGCGGTTTTTCTTGGCAAGTATGCAACAGAGCCTCTGGGAGATTATGTGCTTGGACCAAACCATACCCTACCCACAGGAGGGACTGCGAGGTTTTTCTCACCTCTTGGAGTCTATCACTTTCTAAAGAAAAGCTCTGTGATATACCTTTCTAAGGAGGGTTTTGAAAGGGTGGCGGACTATGCGGAAAGCATAGCAAAGGCGGAAGGGCTCTTTGCCCACTACTATGCGGTTAGAGTAAGGAGGGAGCTATGA